In the genome of Hyphobacterium sp. CCMP332, one region contains:
- a CDS encoding M23 family metallopeptidase, with product MKLNSILALLALLILSSITLLPIEKGYFTFPIRPGERNFLSGSMGELRNNHFHGGLDIKTYGEIGLPVYAAAEGYISRISVDPAGYGKRIAITHPNGFVTHYGHLDHFSEEIERFVTNEQYKAKKFDIELFPTEGLLKIEEGEVFAFSGNTGSSGGPHLHFEIRDLNDNVYNPLDFGFEEIYDKQAPRIYRIALKPLNAISSVDGKFSKQYYRLGYLNNRYVVNQNIKAYGKIGLEIKAYDRMNGTYNKYGIQEVQVWVDGVRYFEQKIKHYPILITRQINLHVDYNDVYERGDWYHKCYVSPGNDLPFYDYKADRGAINISDGEKHEIQVFVKDSYENVSLLEFSIKGEKMKLEKEQRNLIAKPEFSYDLQGNELRMELSNVDFNKTLEVYGFYKKTSLTPISYTQNSNIYKYDLSRGIPDSIQAADSTYFLPYKYMILPKKKTEYYFDPIKITFDDKGIHDTLFLEHEISDSSLSLHYANVPLSSYMKVEWQINNPKYINVYQVYRKLHRGMSFVSNNWNGNKISFSTRNFGDYVLAQDTLAPYVRLIYNTGSEMKLRIRDNLSGIKSYNVNVNGEWILMEYDAKRNLLTSKRRENTTYLRGDCQIIIEDNAGNVKSLNLKL from the coding sequence TTGAAGTTAAATAGCATTCTAGCACTCTTAGCATTATTAATACTTAGTTCAATTACCCTTTTGCCTATTGAGAAAGGTTATTTCACCTTTCCTATACGACCGGGCGAGCGGAATTTTTTGTCCGGTTCTATGGGTGAGTTGAGGAACAATCACTTTCACGGTGGATTGGACATTAAGACCTATGGGGAAATTGGATTACCGGTATACGCTGCGGCTGAAGGTTATATTTCGAGAATCTCGGTTGACCCTGCCGGTTATGGAAAACGTATTGCGATCACACACCCCAATGGTTTTGTAACTCACTACGGTCATTTGGATCATTTTTCAGAGGAAATCGAACGCTTTGTTACCAATGAACAATACAAAGCCAAGAAATTTGATATTGAACTCTTTCCTACAGAGGGGCTGCTCAAAATTGAAGAGGGGGAAGTCTTTGCATTTTCAGGCAATACGGGTTCTTCAGGAGGACCGCATTTGCATTTTGAAATTCGCGATTTGAATGACAACGTTTATAACCCGCTTGACTTCGGTTTTGAAGAAATCTATGATAAACAGGCTCCCAGAATTTATCGAATCGCATTAAAACCTTTAAATGCCATTTCCAGCGTTGATGGAAAGTTTTCAAAACAATACTACCGATTGGGATATCTGAATAACAGATATGTTGTGAATCAGAACATTAAAGCTTATGGAAAAATAGGTTTGGAAATTAAAGCTTATGACCGAATGAATGGCACATATAATAAATACGGCATTCAGGAAGTACAGGTTTGGGTGGATGGTGTAAGATATTTTGAACAGAAAATTAAGCACTACCCTATTTTAATTACCAGGCAAATAAATCTTCATGTAGATTATAATGATGTATATGAAAGGGGCGATTGGTATCATAAATGTTATGTAAGTCCGGGAAATGACCTGCCTTTTTACGATTACAAAGCTGACCGCGGTGCAATCAATATTTCCGACGGTGAGAAACACGAAATTCAGGTATTTGTAAAAGACAGTTATGAAAATGTATCGCTCTTGGAATTTAGTATTAAAGGAGAGAAAATGAAGCTTGAGAAAGAGCAAAGAAATCTTATCGCAAAACCGGAATTCAGTTACGATTTGCAGGGCAATGAATTGAGAATGGAGCTGAGCAATGTTGATTTTAATAAAACGCTTGAAGTATATGGATTCTACAAAAAAACAAGTTTGACGCCCATTTCCTACACACAAAATTCAAATATTTACAAGTACGATTTAAGCCGGGGAATTCCCGATTCCATTCAAGCGGCAGATTCCACATATTTTCTCCCCTATAAATATATGATACTTCCTAAGAAGAAAACCGAATACTACTTTGACCCAATTAAAATTACTTTTGATGACAAGGGCATTCACGATACACTTTTTTTAGAACATGAAATTTCAGATTCCAGCCTTTCACTGCATTATGCCAATGTACCTTTGTCGAGTTATATGAAAGTAGAATGGCAAATAAATAATCCTAAATACATAAACGTTTATCAGGTTTACCGCAAACTACACAGAGGAATGTCATTCGTAAGTAACAATTGGAACGGCAATAAAATATCTTTTAGCACCAGGAACTTTGGTGATTATGTATTGGCTCAAGACACACTTGCACCTTATGTTCGATTAATATACAATACAGGATCTGAAATGAAATTGAGAATCAGAGATAATTTGTCGGGAATTAAATCCTATAATGTTAATGTAAACGGAGAATGGATTCTTATGGAATACGATGCTAAAAGAAATTTGCTTACATCGAAAAGAAGAGAAAATACGACATATTTAAGAGGTGATTGCCAAATAATTATCGAAGATAATGCCGGAAATGTAAAGTCATTAAATTTGAAATTGTAA
- a CDS encoding fumarylacetoacetate hydrolase family protein: MKIIAIGRNYVAHIEELNNETPSEPVVFTKPDTAILRNNEPFYYPEYSKDIHHEVEILLKISKEGKYIKEEFAGDYFDEIGIGIDFTARDLQSKAKEKGLPWALAKGFNGSAPISAFVSKSKFQNIKNLNFNLKVNGDQKQKGNTSLMIYSFEYILSYVSQFMTLKKGDIIFTGTPAGVGPVKIGDRLEAFLENEKMLDFEVK, translated from the coding sequence ATGAAAATAATTGCAATTGGAAGAAATTATGTTGCTCATATTGAAGAACTCAATAATGAAACTCCCTCAGAACCTGTAGTATTTACCAAACCGGATACAGCGATTTTAAGAAACAATGAACCATTCTATTATCCTGAATACAGCAAGGATATTCATCATGAAGTTGAAATTCTGTTAAAAATAAGTAAGGAAGGAAAATACATCAAGGAGGAATTTGCCGGTGATTATTTTGATGAAATAGGTATAGGCATTGATTTTACGGCCCGGGATTTGCAATCCAAAGCCAAGGAAAAAGGGCTGCCCTGGGCATTAGCCAAAGGTTTTAACGGTTCCGCACCAATTTCTGCATTTGTATCAAAGTCGAAGTTTCAAAATATTAAGAACTTAAATTTCAATCTAAAGGTTAATGGGGATCAGAAACAAAAGGGAAATACTTCACTAATGATTTACTCATTTGAATACATTTTGTCCTATGTTTCACAATTCATGACTTTAAAAAAAGGAGATATAATATTTACCGGAACACCCGCGGGAGTTGGTCCTGTTAAAATAGGAGATCGGTTGGAAGCTTTTCTTGAAAATGAAAAAATGCTTGATTTTGAAGTTAAATAG
- a CDS encoding cation transporter encodes MDSEQIFLKNSCEECKKTVEDYLLSLNGVYYANFDHENEVLVFHFDQERSKREAEIWLTENGFMQSKDTSYNYYPDCCPVIDTLSKNEEKGNTTP; translated from the coding sequence TTGGATTCAGAACAGATATTTCTGAAAAACTCATGTGAAGAATGTAAGAAAACTGTTGAAGATTATTTGCTCTCCTTAAACGGAGTTTATTATGCCAATTTCGATCATGAAAACGAAGTGCTTGTCTTTCACTTTGATCAGGAACGATCAAAACGCGAGGCTGAAATTTGGCTCACCGAAAATGGTTTTATGCAATCCAAAGACACAAGCTATAATTATTATCCGGATTGCTGTCCTGTGATAGATACTCTAAGCAAAAATGAAGAAAAGGGTAATACCACTCCATAA